Part of the Catalinimonas alkaloidigena genome is shown below.
TATTACTTTACGGGAGTGGGAGAGCGGACAAAATTGATAATTACTTCAAAGCTGATGCTTCCGCTATTCATTATGTAAAAAAACAGATAGAAGAATATGCAGCCAGCATCGCCAAAATCCCTACCACTGCCGATACCATGACGATTCTGGCGATTGCTTTCGGAATTACAGGCTTTTCGCACTTTGCTTCCGACCTTATCGCGCCATTTCTGGAAGCTAACTACCCTGCATTAAATAAATTCAGCCTGACTTCAGGCTTTTTCTGGATAGTGGTAATTGCCACTACCGCAGGTTTAATTCTCTCCTTTACCAAAGCCCGTAAACTGGAAGGAGCAGGTTCCTCGCGCTTTGCCACGATTTTTCTTTATGTGTTGATCGCCAGTATCGGGATGCAAATGGATATTACAACGGTGGTGAGCAACCCTGGTTTATTCATGGTAGGAGGGATATGGATACTGGTACATATCAGCTTTTTGCTAATCGTCGCTAAATTAATCAAAGCCCCTTTCTTTTTTGTTGCTGTCGGTAGTCAGGCTAATGTAGGAGGAGCAGCCTCTGCTCCGGTGGTAGCTTCTGCTTTTAGTCCTTCTTTAGCACCGGTAGGTGTGTTGTTGGCCGTACTTGGCTATTTCGTAGGAACGTATGGTGCCTGGCTTTGCGGCATTTTAATGCAATTAGTTGCCGGTTCTTGATGTTAGGATGAAAAGTATAAAGAAATGAGCAAAGAAAAAGAGATACATCAGCAGTTTATTTTTGTGTGCAATGGAAAAGACTGCAAGAAAAATGGCTGCAAGGATATTCAAAAAGCAATCAAAAGCGAGCTGAAAAGAACTAAGAAGCAGAAAACTGTCAAACTGATTGGTACCAAATGTACTGGTAAATGCAAAAAGGCACCGGTAATCATTGCCAAAGAACAATGGATGACAGCCATGGATGTGCCTAAAGCCCTGGAAGTAGTAAAATCAATGTTGTAGTCAGCTTCGGTCAGCTAGCCAAGCTATTTGTAAAATTGTAGCTACACTCAAGTTTTGATACTGAATATATTTGTTAAAGCTTAACAGCAATGCCCCATACGCCTGAATCTGTACTTAAATCATTACGTGAAAAGCAGTATGCTCCTCTTTATTTTCTGCAAGGTGAGGAACCTTACCATATTGACCTGATTGCCGACTACATTGAGGAAAATGTATTGGAAGAAAGTGAGCGAGGCTTTAATCAGATTATCATGTACGGCAAGGATGTGGACGTAAGTACCGTCCTTAATAATGCGAAGCGATACCCTATGATGTCGGAGCGGCAAGTGGTGATCGTACGTGAAGCTCAGGAGGTGCAGGATCTAAACGCCAAGGGTGGACAGCAGCAGATGGAGGCTTATGTAAAGAACCCTATGCCCTCTACTATTCTGGTTTTTTGTTATAAGTACAAAACCATTGATGGCAGAAAACCCCTGAGCAAATTGCTGGACAAATTCGGGGTGCTGGTAGAGTCTAAAAAGATGTACGACAACCAGTTACCGGACTGGATTGCACAATACATAAAGCAGAAAGGTTTTCAGATAGATGATAAGGCTGTACAAATGCTGGCCGACTACATCGGTAACAACCTGAAACGTCTGACTAACGAGATTGAAAAAGTGCTGATCAACTTCAGGCAGGGAGATGAGGAGGGTGAAATTACTCCGGCTGTTATCCAAAAGTATATTGGTATCAGCAAGGAGTATAATGTATTTGAACTCCAGAAAGCTTTGGCCGTACGTGATGTATTGAAGGCCAATCGTATTATTCAATATTTTGAAGCCAATCAAAAAGCTAATCCCATCATACCGGTAATAGCACTCCTGTTTACATTTTTTAGTAAGTTGTTATTGGTACATCAGTCTTCCGACAAGTCGGAAAGGGCGTTGGCAGGCGTGTTGAAAATTAATCCTTTTTTTGCTAAGGAATATAAAATAGCTGCTGTAAACTACCCTTTACCTAAAGTAATCGCTAACATTCATCACCTGCGCATGGCCGACCAGCATGCCAAAGGCATAGATAATAGTGCTGGAAATGATGCTCAGATTATGAAAGAACTGGTATTTCGTTTGATGCATTAAAATCCGGACTAAAGAATTTTTGAGGTGTAAAACCGTTTAAGAAATATATTTATTATAGTATTCATATGCTCGTACAAGTGAAAAAGTTATCATTTCTATTTTTTGTTCTGCTGTTTACTTTTTCTGCTCAATTGCAGGCCCAGCAGTACCTTGCCGAAGTAGAGCCTATCTCTTCTTATCAAAAAGGATTGGACCTTTTGGATAAACAAAAGTACAGTGCTGCCCGTGAAGCATTTGAAGAGTACCTTGAAGCAGACCAAAACAGTGAACGGGCTGTGGAGGCCGAATACTACATCGCTTATGCTGCCCTAAGGCTCTACAATGCTGATGGCGAAGCCAAACTGGCAGAGTTTGTCAAAGCCCATAGTAGTCATCCTAAAGCCATAAGAGCCAATTACGAGTTGGGTAATTTTTATTTCAAAGACGAAAATTACGATAAGGCGATCGCTTATTTTGAAAAAACAGATACGCAAAATCTCACCGCGGAAGAGAGAAATACACGAAACTTCAAGCTTGCTTATGCTTATTTTACGCAGCAAAACTTTTATGAAGCCAAACCTTATTTTGATCAGGTAAAAGCTTCAAGCAGTCCCTTTACCAGTGCAGCCAGTTACTATTCGGGCTATATCGCTTATCAGCAGAGCGACTTTGAGAAAGCTTTACGGGATCTGAGAAGAGCTGAGCAGGAAGAGTCATATGCTCAGGTGGTGCCCTACCTGATTGCAAATATTTATTATAAGCAGGGTGATTATGCCCAGCTTCAACGTTATGCTCAAGGCATTCTGGACGATGCAGGAACAAGCAGAAACCAGATTAAGAACCTGCCTGATATTATGCTGCTGGCAGGAGAGGCTTACTTTATGCAGGGTGATTATGCCAAGGCAGAGCCTTTTTTGAGTGAATTCGCTACACTACGCCGTCCGGAAGCTCCCATGATGTACCGTCTGGCGTTTGCTCAGTACAAAACCGGAAAAGAGCAGCCCGCCATTGATAATTTTAAGCAAATCGCTTCTCGTAAAGACAGTATCGGTCAGTTCTCCTCATACTACCTCGGCTTGTTGTATGTAAAGCAGGGTAACGAAACTTTTGCGTCTACTGCTTTTGAAAATGCCGCTGGCATGAGTTTTAGTCCTCAGATTAAAGAGGAAGCGATGTTTAAGCTAGCGAAAGTACAAGTAGCGCTGAATGAACATGGCAGGGCGGTTCAAACTTTGCAGAATTTCAAGCAGGTTTACCCGAATAGTGAGCATACCATAGAAGTAAATGACCTGCTAAGCGAAGCATACCTCAACACACAAAATTATGCGCAGGCCATTGAGTTTATTGAAAGCCTGCCTAACAAGACTTTGCAAGTCCGAAAGGCATATCAAAAAGTGAGCTTTTATGCCGGCACCCAGGCTTTTAATCAAGCCGCGTATTATGAATCTGTACAGCTGTTTGATAAATCTCTGCAATACCCTATTGACCGTGAGTTAGTAGCAGGGGCAAACTTCTGGAAAGGTGAAGCCTATTCGGTGGGTAAAAAATATGAAGAAGCAATCAATGCTTATGCTGCTGTATTTAGAGCCTTGGGTGATGAAAGACGCCTGGAAGGGGTGAGCGAGATGTATTTTCTTAAATCCCGCTATGGCATAGGCTATGCCTACTATAATACGAAGGAGTATGGCAAAGCAAAAGAGCATTTTGAGCGATATGTACAAATTATAGAGCAGAAATCTAATGGCAATCCTAATAGAAAGCTGAACTATGAGGATGCGCTCATCAGGTTAGCAGATACATATTATGTGACGAAAAGCTATGGTCAGGCCATCAATACTTATGATAAAGCGATTCGTCAGAATAACCCTGACATTAGTTATGCTTATTACCAGAAAGGCGTAATTCAGGGTATTCAAGGTAAAATGAATGAGGCCCGTGCCAGCCTGGATGTGGTGGTTGACCGCTATCGTGACTCTCGCTACCGGGATGATGCGATTTTTCAGCAAGCGCAGCTTTATCTGGAAGAAGGTAACTATCAGCAGGCGATCAGTGGTTTTAGCAGATTATTGGAGTCCAACAGTCAAAGCAATCTGTTGCCTTATGCCTATTTGCGGAGGGCTTTGGCCTATACCAACTTGCAGAAGTATGATCAGGCTTCGGCTGATTACAAACAGATTATCAAAAACTACACTAACCACACCACAGCTAATTCTGCACTTTTGGGATTGCAGGAAGTACAGTCGTTGGGTGGGGCTAGCGAAGACTTTTCCGAATATCTGGCGATTTACAAAGAAGCAAACCCTGAAGATAAAGAGTTGGGCAATATTGAATTTGAGTCGGCCAAAAATCTGTACTTCACCCAAAAGTATCAGCAGGCTGTTTCCAGTTTGCAGGCCTTTATCAATAACTATCCCGATAATGCTAATGTGGGAGAAGCAAAGTATTATATCGCTGAGTCCTACTACCGCTCCGACCAGATTGATAAAGCTTTAGAAGTTTATTATGACATTGCTGAAGAGGGTAGCTCTTCTCGTCTGAACCGCTCAGTGCAGCGAATTGCAGAACTGGAAGAAGGCCGAGAAAACTACAGAGATGCTATCCAGTATTATGGACAACTCGCAGCCATGGCACAGAATAAACGGGAGCAGTTTAACGCCTGGTCAGGCATGATGACTTCTTACTATGCATTAGGTCAGGAAAATGAAAGCTTACTTGATTCAGTTAACCACTATGCCGAGCTGATTTTGGAGAAGGGAAATGTGTCCGCAGCGGCTGAAAATATGGCTATGCTCTATCAGGGTAAAGTAGCTTATGAAAAGAAAAATTATGAGAAAGCCATTGACAGCTTCCTGAAAACGCTCAATACTGCCAAAGATGAGTATGGTGCTGAGGCACAATACTTAATGGCTTTGATTCAATATGATCAGGAAAATTATGCTGAGTCTATTGAGACACTTTATGACCTTAACAAGAATTTTTCATTATATGAGAACTGGCTGGGACTATCATTTCTGCTGATTGCTGAAAACTACATTGCGCTGGAAGAAAACTTTCAGGCAAAAGCCACCCTCAACTCTCTTATTGAAAACTCTCCCTTGCCAGTTATCAGAGAGCAAGCAGAGCAAAAGCTTCAGGCACTGGATAAGATGGAAGCAGAAAAAGAGGCTGAAGAACGGAAGCAGGACAGCCTGCAAATTGAGGAAGAAAACCAGATTATTATTGAAGAAAATGCTGTAGATACACTAAAAAGTGAAGAAAACAGGCCTAAGCAGTAGTTTTCTTAACAAATGTGATTGTTGATAGGTTGAAAAAGCAGAGAGCTATTTTTTAATCCGAATAATCATATTGATATGAAAATTTTTGCACATATTTTATTAAGCCTACTCATTATTGGTACTGTTTCTTGTGTCAAGAGCAAGGAAGAACCTGAAGAGAAAAGTGATATAGAGTTTGAGTCAGATGTAATGGTAGGCAAAGAGGACAACGAGTTGAGAATAGGAGATGGTAACATCTATCAAACTGTTGGAGATAATCAGGCTTTGGCTATACTTCATAATGCCTTGAGAGCCACCGGCTTGGATTCACTGCTGTCTCAGGAAGGACCATATACGCTTTTTGCTCCTTCTGACCTTGCACTTGATCAGCTAAGTCCAAATCATGATGATGCTGTTCCAGGTTCTGTTGAGCGTGAGGAATTGAGAAAAATTTTAATGCACCATGTAGTGAAAGGTAGTTATAGCGATACCGAAATTGCCAATATGAAAGAACTGAAGCCCCTGTATGGCAATCCTTTGAAAGTAATTAAAGTAGATGGCACACTCACTTTAGATAGTGCCGCCCTGGTATTCAGCGACCGTGAAGCTGACAACGGCTATGTACATATAGTTGACGAAGTTCTTTTCCCTGAGTAAATTTGCTTCTGATCTTTTGAAATTTAATTGCTTCAGGTGAAAGTAGGGCTTTTTTTTGGGTCTTTTAACCCGATCCATATTGGACATCTTATCATTGCGAATACCATAAGAGGCTATGCTGACTTAGATCAGGTGTGGTTTGTAGTATCACCTCAAAATCCATTCAAGAGTGCGAAGTCTCTGTTATCTGATGTAGACCGCCTGCGAATGGTAGAGTTGGCTATTGAGGATAACTTTGAGCTAAGGGTTTCCAATGTGGAGTTCAGCATGCCCAAACCAAGTTATACTGTAGATACCTTGGCTTATCTGAAAGACCGTTACCCCCAGCATCATTTCAGTCTGGTACTCGGCAGCGATAATCTGAAGCATTTTCACAAATGGAAAAATTATCAGGAAATCCTTAATCACTACGGAATGATAGTCTATCCCAGGCCAAACACCGACGAAAAAAAAGTAAAGGAGCAAATAAAAAACCATCCTAATATCAGGATGGTTAATGCTCCTTTGATTGATATATCAGCTACCTTTATCAGAGATAGTATCAAAAATGATGTGCCTATAAGGTATCTGGTACATGACAGAGTGGTAGAATATATAAACGCAAAAAAATTCTACCTTTAAAGATGATCAGACGGTCATAATTTCTTTGTCCTTTTCTTCAAAAAGACTGTCAATCTTGTTACTGTATTTATCAGTAAGCTCCTGAACATTATCTTCTCCTTCTTTGACATCGTCTTCGGAAGTACCATCTTTTAATAGTTTCTTGATGGAATCATTCGCATCTTTCCTGATATTACGCACACTCACCTTGCCATTTTCCGCTTCGTTTTTTGCCTGTTTTACCAGATTTTTCCTTCTCTCTTCTGTAAGTGGGGGAATGTTAAGCCGAACTACCTCTCCATCATTTTGAGGATTAAGTCCCAGATCAGAGTTGATAATAGCACGTTCGATTTCGTTAACCATCTTTTTTTCCCAGGGCTTTATCATTACCGTACGTGCATCGGGTGTAGTGATAGATGCTACCTGATTGATGGGGGTATTATTTCCATAATATTCAACCATAAGACCATCCAGCATGTTGGGTTGTGCTTTTCCTGCCCTGATCTTTTTAAACTCTCCTATGACGTGCTCTACGGCTTTTTTCATGTTTTCTTCAGCCTCGTCAAGGTACATTTGAATTTCTTCAGTCATTGTTTAAAAATTAAATCAACAATAGTGGGTATTAAATATTGTAAATTAAATCAACCTTAAAAAAGGTAGTAAGCCTTTAATTGATCAAAGTGCCTACTTCCTGACCGCTGAGTAAGTTATACAAGTTACCTGGCTTATTCATATCAAATACGATGATAGGCAAATTGTTTTCCTGACAAAGGGTAAAGGCCGTCATATCCATAACATTCAGTCCTTTTTGGTAAACTTCTGTAAAGGTAATGTTGGAAAAACGTTTGGCGTTAGGGTCTTTCTCAGGGTCAGCGGTGTACACTCCATCTACTCGGGTACCTTTGAGCACCACGTCTGCTTCTATCTCAATAGCCCGGAGACTTGCAGTAGAGTCAGTAGTAAAATAAGGGTTACCAATACCTGCGCCGAAGATGACAACTCTTCCTTTTTCCAAATGGCGGACTGCTCTCCTGCGGATGAACG
Proteins encoded:
- the holA gene encoding DNA polymerase III subunit delta produces the protein MPHTPESVLKSLREKQYAPLYFLQGEEPYHIDLIADYIEENVLEESERGFNQIIMYGKDVDVSTVLNNAKRYPMMSERQVVIVREAQEVQDLNAKGGQQQMEAYVKNPMPSTILVFCYKYKTIDGRKPLSKLLDKFGVLVESKKMYDNQLPDWIAQYIKQKGFQIDDKAVQMLADYIGNNLKRLTNEIEKVLINFRQGDEEGEITPAVIQKYIGISKEYNVFELQKALAVRDVLKANRIIQYFEANQKANPIIPVIALLFTFFSKLLLVHQSSDKSERALAGVLKINPFFAKEYKIAAVNYPLPKVIANIHHLRMADQHAKGIDNSAGNDAQIMKELVFRLMH
- the pyrH gene encoding UMP kinase produces the protein MKYKRILLKLSGEALMGSQQYGIDSDRLQQYAQEIKRVKDAGVEIAIVIGGGNIFRGVQAEKSGMDRVQGDYMGMLATVINAMALQSALEKIGLYTRLMSGIKIEQVCEPFIRRRAVRHLEKGRVVIFGAGIGNPYFTTDSTASLRAIEIEADVVLKGTRVDGVYTADPEKDPNAKRFSNITFTEVYQKGLNVMDMTAFTLCQENNLPIIVFDMNKPGNLYNLLSGQEVGTLIN
- a CDS encoding tetratricopeptide repeat protein, which translates into the protein MKKLSFLFFVLLFTFSAQLQAQQYLAEVEPISSYQKGLDLLDKQKYSAAREAFEEYLEADQNSERAVEAEYYIAYAALRLYNADGEAKLAEFVKAHSSHPKAIRANYELGNFYFKDENYDKAIAYFEKTDTQNLTAEERNTRNFKLAYAYFTQQNFYEAKPYFDQVKASSSPFTSAASYYSGYIAYQQSDFEKALRDLRRAEQEESYAQVVPYLIANIYYKQGDYAQLQRYAQGILDDAGTSRNQIKNLPDIMLLAGEAYFMQGDYAKAEPFLSEFATLRRPEAPMMYRLAFAQYKTGKEQPAIDNFKQIASRKDSIGQFSSYYLGLLYVKQGNETFASTAFENAAGMSFSPQIKEEAMFKLAKVQVALNEHGRAVQTLQNFKQVYPNSEHTIEVNDLLSEAYLNTQNYAQAIEFIESLPNKTLQVRKAYQKVSFYAGTQAFNQAAYYESVQLFDKSLQYPIDRELVAGANFWKGEAYSVGKKYEEAINAYAAVFRALGDERRLEGVSEMYFLKSRYGIGYAYYNTKEYGKAKEHFERYVQIIEQKSNGNPNRKLNYEDALIRLADTYYVTKSYGQAINTYDKAIRQNNPDISYAYYQKGVIQGIQGKMNEARASLDVVVDRYRDSRYRDDAIFQQAQLYLEEGNYQQAISGFSRLLESNSQSNLLPYAYLRRALAYTNLQKYDQASADYKQIIKNYTNHTTANSALLGLQEVQSLGGASEDFSEYLAIYKEANPEDKELGNIEFESAKNLYFTQKYQQAVSSLQAFINNYPDNANVGEAKYYIAESYYRSDQIDKALEVYYDIAEEGSSSRLNRSVQRIAELEEGRENYRDAIQYYGQLAAMAQNKREQFNAWSGMMTSYYALGQENESLLDSVNHYAELILEKGNVSAAAENMAMLYQGKVAYEKKNYEKAIDSFLKTLNTAKDEYGAEAQYLMALIQYDQENYAESIETLYDLNKNFSLYENWLGLSFLLIAENYIALEENFQAKATLNSLIENSPLPVIREQAEQKLQALDKMEAEKEAEERKQDSLQIEEENQIIIEENAVDTLKSEENRPKQ
- the nadD gene encoding nicotinate (nicotinamide) nucleotide adenylyltransferase, with the protein product MKVGLFFGSFNPIHIGHLIIANTIRGYADLDQVWFVVSPQNPFKSAKSLLSDVDRLRMVELAIEDNFELRVSNVEFSMPKPSYTVDTLAYLKDRYPQHHFSLVLGSDNLKHFHKWKNYQEILNHYGMIVYPRPNTDEKKVKEQIKNHPNIRMVNAPLIDISATFIRDSIKNDVPIRYLVHDRVVEYINAKKFYL
- the frr gene encoding ribosome recycling factor translates to MTEEIQMYLDEAEENMKKAVEHVIGEFKKIRAGKAQPNMLDGLMVEYYGNNTPINQVASITTPDARTVMIKPWEKKMVNEIERAIINSDLGLNPQNDGEVVRLNIPPLTEERRKNLVKQAKNEAENGKVSVRNIRKDANDSIKKLLKDGTSEDDVKEGEDNVQELTDKYSNKIDSLFEEKDKEIMTV
- a CDS encoding fasciclin domain-containing protein, whose product is MKIFAHILLSLLIIGTVSCVKSKEEPEEKSDIEFESDVMVGKEDNELRIGDGNIYQTVGDNQALAILHNALRATGLDSLLSQEGPYTLFAPSDLALDQLSPNHDDAVPGSVEREELRKILMHHVVKGSYSDTEIANMKELKPLYGNPLKVIKVDGTLTLDSAALVFSDREADNGYVHIVDEVLFPE
- a CDS encoding (2Fe-2S) ferredoxin domain-containing protein gives rise to the protein MSKEKEIHQQFIFVCNGKDCKKNGCKDIQKAIKSELKRTKKQKTVKLIGTKCTGKCKKAPVIIAKEQWMTAMDVPKALEVVKSML
- a CDS encoding DUF819 domain-containing protein, which translates into the protein MEQVVEETPFFTNDAVVLGILFIILALVFRTSASRNPFWQKFYTYVPSVLLCYFIPAILNSLNIISGEDSSLYFVSSRYLLPASLILFTLGIDLKAISRLGFKAVIMFFAGTLGIIIGGPLAMIIVSTFSPETLGGAGPDAVWRGLATIAGSWIGGGANQTAMLEVFGASTDLFSAVLAVDIIVANLWLAVLLYGSGRADKIDNYFKADASAIHYVKKQIEEYAASIAKIPTTADTMTILAIAFGITGFSHFASDLIAPFLEANYPALNKFSLTSGFFWIVVIATTAGLILSFTKARKLEGAGSSRFATIFLYVLIASIGMQMDITTVVSNPGLFMVGGIWILVHISFLLIVAKLIKAPFFFVAVGSQANVGGAASAPVVASAFSPSLAPVGVLLAVLGYFVGTYGAWLCGILMQLVAGS